A portion of the Magnetovibrio sp. genome contains these proteins:
- the hemA gene encoding 5-aminolevulinate synthase encodes MDYQQFFTDKIAELKAEGRYRVFADLQRQAGKFPTAFVHKDGEVKEITVWCSNDYMGMGQNPGAIQAMQEVAGSYGVGAGGTRNISGTMHEHVLLEAELADLHNTESALLFQSGWIANMTTLSTVGSMLPGCVIVSDSKNHNSMIEGIRHSRAEKHIFRHNDVEDLENVLKTIDPARPKMIAFESVYSMDGDISPIKEICDLADKYGAMTFLDEVHAVGLYGPRGAGVAERDGQMDRITIIQGTLAKAFGVIGGYIAGTQSMCDFVRSYGTGFIFSSSMPPAVAAAARTNVNHLKNHNELRERHQERAATLKQRFRDAGIPVMDSVSHIVPVLVGDAVLCKQASDDLMERHNIYVQPINYPTVERGKERLRFTPTPHHTDAHIDHLIEAVKEVWGRLGLKAAA; translated from the coding sequence ATGGACTACCAGCAGTTCTTTACCGACAAAATCGCTGAATTGAAGGCCGAAGGCCGTTATCGGGTGTTTGCCGACCTGCAACGCCAAGCAGGCAAATTTCCAACGGCCTTTGTGCATAAGGACGGTGAGGTAAAGGAAATCACGGTGTGGTGTTCCAACGACTACATGGGCATGGGCCAAAATCCCGGCGCGATCCAGGCCATGCAAGAGGTCGCGGGCAGCTATGGCGTCGGCGCAGGCGGGACGCGCAACATTTCCGGCACCATGCACGAACACGTGCTGTTGGAAGCCGAACTGGCCGACCTGCACAACACCGAAAGCGCGCTGCTGTTTCAATCGGGCTGGATCGCCAACATGACCACCCTGTCGACCGTCGGCTCGATGCTGCCCGGCTGTGTGATCGTATCCGACAGCAAAAACCACAATTCGATGATCGAAGGCATCCGCCATTCGCGCGCGGAAAAACACATCTTCCGCCACAACGATGTCGAAGACCTGGAAAACGTGCTCAAAACCATCGACCCCGCCCGTCCCAAGATGATCGCCTTTGAAAGCGTCTATTCGATGGACGGCGATATTTCGCCGATCAAGGAGATCTGCGATCTGGCCGACAAATACGGCGCGATGACGTTCCTCGACGAAGTGCACGCGGTGGGCCTTTACGGTCCGCGCGGCGCGGGCGTGGCGGAACGCGATGGCCAAATGGACCGCATCACCATCATCCAAGGCACGCTGGCCAAGGCGTTCGGCGTAATCGGCGGCTACATCGCGGGCACCCAGTCGATGTGCGATTTCGTGCGCAGCTACGGCACCGGGTTCATCTTCTCCAGCTCTATGCCGCCGGCCGTCGCCGCAGCCGCACGCACCAACGTCAACCACTTGAAAAACCACAACGAACTGCGCGAACGCCACCAGGAACGCGCAGCCACGCTGAAGCAGCGCTTCCGCGACGCGGGCATCCCGGTGATGGACAGCGTCAGCCACATCGTGCCGGTACTGGTCGGCGATGCGGTGCTGTGCAAACAGGCGTCCGACGATCTGATGGAACGTCACAACATCTACGTTCAGCCGATCAACTACCCGACCGTCGAACGCGGCAAAGAACGCCTGCGCTTCACCCCCACCCCGCACCACACCGACGCACACATCGATCACCTAATCGAAGCGGTCAAGGAAGTGTGGGGGCGACTGGGCCTCAAAGCCGCCGCATAA
- a CDS encoding inorganic phosphate transporter: MELKNLADIEHATIAARQEFLRLGTAILFLVGVLIYAGVMFKGIPNAYLMIAAAMVGGYMAMNIGANDVANNVGPAVGSKTVTLTGAIIIAATFESAGALIAGGDVVGTIKNGIIDPDLINDPDTFIWVMLAALMAGALWLNIATMNGLPVSTTHSIVGGVLGAGIAAAGWDVANWGKMSAIAASWVISPIFGGIIAAAFLYIIKRTIMYQSDMLESAKKVVPVLVAVMVLAFTTYLMLKGVKKIVKVDFVTALGIGSALAVVAYLGLKPMIAKQTLDLSADKSGVNKLFVLPLIFAAALLSFAHGANDVANAVGPLAGIYDAIMTGEVVKKAPIPIWVMMIGALGISFGLALYGPKLIRTVGSEITELDQGRAFCIAMSAAITVIIASQLGLPISSTHVAIGAVFGVGFLREYIKKNYRRMLDEIREHHAGADEAEVEAFLTKFEAAPLIEKQNMLADLKARKAQSAFTKHDRKSLNREVHKALVKRSMALKIASAWIITVPLSGVMAALLYFTIRGFMLP, from the coding sequence ATGGAGCTGAAAAATCTGGCCGATATTGAGCACGCGACCATCGCCGCGCGCCAGGAGTTCTTGCGTCTAGGCACCGCGATCTTGTTTCTGGTCGGGGTGCTGATTTATGCGGGGGTGATGTTCAAGGGCATCCCCAACGCATACCTGATGATCGCCGCGGCCATGGTCGGCGGCTATATGGCCATGAACATCGGCGCCAACGACGTCGCCAACAACGTCGGCCCCGCCGTCGGCTCCAAGACTGTGACCCTCACCGGCGCGATCATCATCGCCGCGACATTCGAATCCGCAGGTGCATTGATCGCCGGCGGCGACGTGGTCGGCACGATCAAGAACGGTATCATCGATCCGGATTTGATCAATGATCCCGACACCTTCATTTGGGTGATGCTGGCGGCCTTGATGGCGGGCGCGCTGTGGTTGAACATCGCGACCATGAACGGCTTGCCGGTTTCGACCACCCACTCCATCGTCGGCGGCGTGTTGGGTGCGGGTATCGCGGCAGCCGGTTGGGATGTCGCCAACTGGGGCAAAATGAGCGCCATCGCCGCCAGTTGGGTGATCTCGCCGATTTTCGGCGGCATCATCGCGGCGGCGTTTTTGTACATCATCAAACGCACCATCATGTACCAAAGCGATATGCTGGAATCGGCGAAAAAAGTCGTCCCGGTCCTGGTCGCCGTGATGGTGCTGGCCTTCACCACCTACCTGATGCTCAAGGGCGTGAAAAAAATCGTCAAGGTCGATTTCGTCACTGCGCTCGGTATCGGTAGCGCCTTGGCGGTGGTTGCTTACCTCGGTCTCAAACCGATGATCGCCAAGCAGACCCTCGATTTGTCGGCCGACAAAAGCGGCGTCAACAAGCTGTTCGTGCTGCCGCTGATTTTCGCTGCGGCGTTGTTGAGCTTCGCCCACGGCGCAAACGACGTCGCCAACGCGGTCGGCCCCTTGGCAGGCATCTACGACGCCATCATGACCGGAGAAGTCGTCAAGAAAGCCCCGATCCCCATCTGGGTGATGATGATCGGCGCCTTGGGCATTTCGTTCGGTCTAGCGCTGTATGGGCCAAAGTTGATCCGCACCGTCGGCTCGGAAATCACAGAATTGGACCAAGGCCGCGCTTTTTGCATTGCCATGTCCGCCGCCATCACGGTGATTATTGCAAGCCAACTGGGATTGCCCATCAGCTCCACCCACGTCGCCATCGGCGCGGTGTTCGGGGTCGGCTTTTTGCGTGAATACATCAAGAAAAACTACCGCCGCATGCTCGACGAGATCCGCGAACACCATGCGGGCGCGGACGAAGCCGAAGTCGAAGCCTTTCTCACCAAGTTCGAGGCGGCACCTTTGATCGAAAAGCAAAACATGCTCGCTGACCTCAAGGCGCGCAAAGCGCAATCGGCCTTTACCAAACACGATCGCAAGAGCCTCAACCGCGAGGTTCACAAAGCCTTGGTCAAACGCTCGATGGCGCTGAAAATCGCTTCCGCTTGGATCATCACGGTGCCGTTGTCGGGGGTCATGGCCGCGCTGTTGTATTTCACCATCAGAGGCTTCATGTTGCCTTAA
- a CDS encoding Na/Pi symporter codes for MLKRIVLPTILIILAYSFWLSPNFKEIAAGVSIFLFGMLFLEEGFKAFTGGLLEKLLQRTTSNLWKSISFGIATTTVMQSSSLVSVITISFLSAGLIGLGSGIGIIFGANIGTTTGAWLVAGFGLKVNISAYAMPMLVFGVILVLQSSKTLKGMGYVLAGLGFLFLGIHYMKEGFEAFRDTVDLASFAMSGYMGLFVYTAIGLAATVIMQSSHATLVLIITALGSGQITYENGLALAIGANIGTTITAIIGSISANHQGKRLAGAHLIFNAVTGLIAIVFIHQLIWAVDGVAANVGIAHDDYTMKLAVFHTIFNAIGVAVMTPFTAKLVTFLERAIPTPKITVVEPEYLNNAVIEFPETLLEAVRNETIHLYDNAFEIMAHGLSLHRHQILSDIDLAQHTEYSREVMNFDLDQIYMTKVKTLYAAIIEFISQAQNQLPPDFANNLYELRHACGNIVQSVKEIKHLRKNMSINIVSENDDVRREYNRIRTELGQLMRTIDALRQPDGESADVLDLDDFKVRTEEQSTASINTLDSLIRERRITATAGTSLMNDLGYARNVIWNLAEMGAILFGARDSHDHAAAMLVALDEDDIDDMSTTDELAESPPPEANS; via the coding sequence ATGCTGAAACGAATTGTACTGCCGACCATTTTAATCATCCTGGCCTACAGTTTTTGGCTCAGCCCGAATTTCAAGGAAATCGCCGCCGGCGTCTCGATCTTTCTGTTCGGCATGCTGTTTTTGGAAGAAGGCTTCAAAGCCTTCACGGGCGGGTTGCTGGAAAAGCTGCTGCAACGCACCACCAGCAATTTGTGGAAAAGCATATCCTTCGGCATCGCAACCACCACGGTGATGCAATCGAGCTCTCTGGTGTCGGTGATCACCATCTCGTTTCTCAGCGCAGGTCTGATTGGCTTGGGGTCGGGCATCGGCATCATCTTCGGCGCCAACATCGGCACCACCACCGGCGCATGGCTGGTGGCCGGTTTTGGCTTGAAGGTCAACATTTCCGCCTACGCCATGCCGATGCTGGTGTTCGGCGTGATCTTGGTGCTGCAATCGTCCAAAACCCTTAAGGGTATGGGCTACGTGCTTGCCGGTTTGGGCTTTTTGTTCTTGGGCATCCACTACATGAAAGAAGGCTTCGAAGCCTTTCGCGACACCGTGGACCTAGCGTCCTTCGCCATGAGCGGATACATGGGGCTGTTCGTCTACACCGCCATCGGTCTCGCCGCCACCGTCATCATGCAATCGAGCCACGCCACATTGGTGCTCATCATCACGGCGCTGGGTTCCGGTCAGATCACCTATGAAAACGGTCTGGCACTGGCCATTGGCGCCAACATCGGCACCACCATCACCGCCATCATCGGTTCGATCAGCGCCAACCATCAGGGCAAGCGCTTGGCCGGGGCGCACTTGATTTTCAACGCCGTCACCGGCTTGATCGCCATCGTCTTCATTCACCAACTGATTTGGGCCGTGGATGGGGTCGCCGCCAATGTCGGCATCGCCCACGACGACTACACCATGAAGCTGGCGGTCTTTCACACCATATTCAACGCCATCGGCGTCGCCGTCATGACGCCGTTCACCGCCAAGCTGGTGACGTTTCTCGAACGCGCCATCCCGACGCCCAAGATCACCGTGGTCGAACCCGAATACCTCAACAACGCCGTCATCGAGTTCCCTGAAACCTTGCTGGAAGCGGTGCGAAACGAAACCATTCACCTGTACGACAATGCGTTCGAAATCATGGCCCACGGCCTAAGCTTGCATCGCCATCAAATTCTGTCCGATATCGACCTCGCACAACACACAGAATACAGCCGCGAGGTGATGAATTTCGATCTTGACCAAATCTACATGACCAAGGTCAAGACGCTCTACGCCGCGATCATCGAATTCATCAGCCAGGCGCAGAACCAACTGCCGCCCGATTTCGCCAACAACTTGTACGAACTGCGTCACGCATGCGGTAACATCGTTCAAAGCGTCAAGGAAATCAAACATCTACGCAAAAACATGTCGATCAACATCGTGTCCGAAAATGACGATGTGCGGCGTGAGTACAATCGTATCCGCACCGAATTGGGCCAGTTGATGCGCACCATTGACGCCTTGCGCCAACCCGATGGGGAGAGCGCCGACGTTCTCGACCTGGACGACTTCAAGGTTCGGACCGAAGAGCAGAGCACCGCGTCCATCAATACCCTCGACAGCTTGATACGAGAACGTCGCATCACCGCGACGGCGGGAACATCTTTGATGAACGATCTGGGTTACGCCCGCAATGTAATTTGGAATTTGGCCGAAATGGGCGCCATTTTGTTCGGTGCTCGCGACTCCCACGACCACGCCGCGGCGATGCTGGTGGCCTTGGATGAGGACGACATTGACGACATGTCCACCACGGATGAGCTCGCCGAAAGCCCGCCTCCCGAGGCCAATTCATGA
- a CDS encoding universal stress protein, which produces MAIKDILVHVGNSARQGCVDVAAALAAQHGAHVMGVHVTTPPDIPPYIEAQLGADVIDAQVRFGEEMAAEAKAAFDQGLGANNISTEWRTMRGDLIEGIQAYGRYADLVIVGQVNPDEPAMSSSEDVAGRLALSLGRPVLAVPYAGSFATVGKRVLVAWDGSRAAARAMGDAMALMRQADAVEVLGVNVEEGDSGGQDAVAHLSRHGIKAVARTVQARDMEPGAMMLSHAADFGADMLVMGAYGHARWRELVMGGVTQHMLEHMTIPVLMSH; this is translated from the coding sequence ATGGCGATTAAAGACATTCTTGTTCATGTCGGGAATTCCGCCCGTCAAGGCTGCGTAGACGTCGCCGCCGCGTTGGCCGCCCAGCATGGTGCCCATGTGATGGGTGTGCACGTCACCACCCCACCCGATATTCCTCCCTACATCGAAGCCCAGCTGGGCGCAGACGTCATCGATGCCCAGGTGCGTTTTGGCGAGGAAATGGCAGCAGAGGCCAAGGCTGCGTTCGATCAGGGGCTTGGCGCGAATAATATTTCCACCGAATGGCGAACGATGCGCGGCGATCTGATCGAAGGCATCCAAGCTTACGGACGCTATGCCGATCTTGTCATCGTCGGTCAGGTCAACCCCGACGAGCCCGCGATGTCGAGCAGCGAGGACGTCGCCGGACGTTTAGCGTTGTCGTTGGGCCGGCCGGTTTTGGCGGTGCCGTATGCGGGATCGTTCGCCACGGTCGGCAAGCGGGTGTTGGTTGCATGGGATGGCAGCCGCGCCGCCGCGCGGGCCATGGGCGATGCGATGGCGCTGATGCGTCAGGCCGACGCGGTAGAGGTTTTGGGCGTCAACGTCGAAGAAGGCGACAGCGGTGGTCAAGACGCTGTCGCGCATCTGTCGCGTCACGGCATCAAGGCCGTGGCACGCACGGTTCAGGCCCGCGACATGGAACCCGGCGCGATGATGTTGTCACACGCCGCGGACTTTGGTGCCGACATGTTGGTGATGGGTGCATACGGCCACGCACGATGGCGCGAGCTGGTGATGGGCGGCGTCACCCAGCACATGCTGGAACACATGACCATACCGGTTTTGATGTCGCATTGA
- a CDS encoding DAHL domain-containing protein translates to MTRTSGPLPFLLLAATAVLVLVFSFQTRLMDLDRHSAAAQDLLHLKQLDTQLDEQTLKAVSLQLMHYDSIVGTVARMKELNEKLHNPTTGLYGLISPALNKQLNIFKSYMQTKFDLVESVKSRTAIVRNTINYLPLEIARITAHRHDPQTVDMHRLLSALLFHNITQSENSRLEILDIIDDLKNANLTATDRVAIDKVLVHVAANLSANDDIAKSMTRLTQLPTTETLDDIYETHMTFTVERIRNANTFRVVLLVLTLILFAGLAFALMRLRKAHDLSERTSRQFRDAAQSIGEGFAFFDAEGRLSFWNATFEKLHADIGDALTRGVTFVDFQQTCLERNIYEDLVFDEDAGNDAMRQALGHPYIIKFGDGSWILASDSPMADGGTASVRIDITATKHAEEQLRKLSRAVEQSPASVMITDTQGIITYVNPKFEDATGYSANEAIGQRPQLISSGEKNTEEYEQLWKTITSGGEWRGEFHNKRKDGTLFWEYASISPIKNERGEITSYVAVKEDITDRKKVISELMTAKEQAEMASHAKTQFLANMSHELRTPLNAIIGFSEMIKEQMFGPIGNDNYVEYSSNILTSGQHLLGVINDILDVSRIETGTMVIRDEHIDIVELCHTCLDMVKPQAEFAKLALHGTVQDDLPKLHGDAVRMKQVILNLLSNAIKFTPQGGKIDFIAHREEDGALALIVRDSGYGIPENKRQSILEPFEQVSDIYTRNHEGSGMGLFLVNSFVTLHGGSLEIDSEIDTGTTVTVRFPIERTIAA, encoded by the coding sequence ATGACGCGAACGTCCGGCCCTCTTCCCTTTCTGCTTTTGGCCGCCACTGCCGTTCTGGTGTTGGTGTTTTCATTCCAGACCCGACTGATGGACCTGGACCGTCACAGCGCCGCTGCGCAAGACCTCCTACACCTCAAACAACTCGACACCCAACTCGACGAGCAGACCCTCAAGGCCGTGTCTTTGCAGTTGATGCATTACGACAGCATCGTCGGCACCGTGGCGCGTATGAAGGAACTGAACGAAAAGCTGCACAACCCGACAACCGGACTTTACGGTCTGATCAGCCCAGCGCTGAACAAACAGCTCAATATCTTCAAATCCTACATGCAAACCAAGTTCGATCTGGTCGAGTCCGTCAAATCGCGCACCGCCATCGTGCGCAACACCATCAATTACCTGCCGTTGGAAATTGCCCGCATCACGGCTCATCGGCACGACCCGCAAACGGTCGACATGCATCGACTGCTCAGTGCCTTGCTGTTTCACAACATCACACAAAGCGAAAACAGTCGTCTCGAGATTCTCGACATCATCGACGACTTGAAAAACGCGAACCTCACTGCCACGGACCGTGTCGCCATCGATAAGGTCCTGGTCCACGTCGCAGCGAATTTGAGCGCAAACGACGACATCGCCAAAAGCATGACACGGCTGACGCAATTGCCGACCACGGAAACGCTCGACGACATCTACGAGACCCATATGACCTTTACGGTCGAACGCATCCGCAACGCCAACACCTTTCGCGTCGTTCTTCTGGTTCTGACCCTGATCTTGTTCGCAGGCCTTGCCTTTGCACTGATGCGGTTGCGCAAAGCGCACGACTTGTCCGAACGCACCTCCCGCCAGTTCCGCGATGCGGCGCAAAGCATAGGCGAAGGCTTTGCGTTCTTCGACGCGGAAGGCCGGCTGTCGTTCTGGAACGCTACATTTGAAAAGCTGCACGCAGACATAGGTGATGCGCTTACCCGTGGCGTCACCTTCGTCGACTTTCAACAAACCTGTCTTGAACGCAACATATACGAGGATCTGGTCTTCGACGAGGATGCGGGCAATGATGCCATGCGCCAAGCCCTCGGTCATCCCTATATCATCAAATTCGGAGACGGCTCTTGGATTCTTGCCAGCGACAGCCCCATGGCCGACGGCGGCACCGCCAGCGTGCGCATCGACATCACCGCCACCAAACACGCTGAAGAACAACTGCGCAAACTGTCGCGCGCCGTCGAACAAAGCCCAGCCAGCGTGATGATCACCGACACCCAGGGCATCATCACCTATGTCAATCCGAAGTTCGAGGACGCCACCGGATACAGCGCCAACGAGGCCATCGGCCAACGCCCGCAACTCATCAGTTCGGGTGAAAAGAACACCGAAGAATACGAGCAGCTATGGAAAACCATCACCAGCGGCGGCGAATGGCGTGGTGAATTTCATAACAAGCGCAAGGACGGCACCTTGTTTTGGGAATACGCGTCGATCTCACCGATCAAGAACGAGCGCGGCGAAATCACCTCCTATGTCGCCGTCAAGGAAGACATCACCGATCGCAAGAAAGTCATCTCCGAATTGATGACGGCAAAGGAGCAGGCGGAAATGGCCAGCCACGCCAAGACCCAGTTCCTCGCCAACATGAGCCACGAACTTCGCACGCCGCTCAACGCCATCATCGGCTTTTCGGAAATGATCAAGGAGCAGATGTTCGGCCCCATCGGCAACGACAATTACGTCGAATACAGCAGCAACATCCTGACCTCCGGCCAGCACTTGCTGGGCGTCATCAACGACATCTTGGATGTATCGCGCATCGAAACGGGCACCATGGTCATCCGCGATGAACACATCGACATCGTCGAGCTGTGCCACACCTGTCTAGACATGGTGAAACCGCAAGCCGAATTCGCCAAGTTGGCCCTGCATGGCACGGTGCAAGACGACTTGCCGAAGCTGCACGGCGATGCGGTGCGCATGAAGCAGGTCATCCTCAACCTGCTCAGCAATGCGATCAAATTCACGCCCCAAGGCGGCAAGATTGATTTTATCGCGCATCGAGAAGAAGACGGCGCGCTGGCCTTGATCGTGCGCGACAGCGGTTACGGCATCCCCGAAAACAAACGCCAAAGCATTCTCGAGCCGTTCGAACAGGTCAGCGACATCTACACCCGCAACCACGAAGGCAGCGGCATGGGTCTGTTCCTGGTGAACTCGTTCGTGACGCTGCATGGCGGCTCGTTGGAGATTGACAGCGAAATCGATACCGGCACCACCGTCACCGTTCGCTTCCCCATCGAGCGCACCATCGCAGCCTAA
- a CDS encoding cytochrome-c peroxidase: MKPTNPSFARSIAATLTTLLLCLPSALASQESWRGSPVSPLPTDAADLDPRKVRLGEEMFHDPRLSADDTISCASCHDLASGGVDGLVKPIGIGGAQGFVNTPTVFNSAYNFTQFWDGRAENLKEQASGPVHNPVEMGSNWSQVVDKLKRDARIVAAFDATYDDGLTSDNIVDAITTFERTLVTMDAPFDRYLKGDKSAISKQAEFGYELFQSYGCVACHQGVNVGGNMYQTMGAMGDYFGDRGNVQKSDMGRYQVTGRDEDRHVFKVPSLRVVAHTAPYFHDGSAKTLEDAIRHMAKYQLGRDDMPETDVQAIIAFLNSLAGEYKRFDPK; the protein is encoded by the coding sequence TTGAAACCGACAAACCCTTCCTTCGCGCGTTCGATTGCGGCCACCTTGACGACGCTCCTACTCTGCCTGCCCAGCGCCCTCGCGTCGCAAGAGAGCTGGCGCGGCAGTCCCGTATCGCCCTTGCCCACAGATGCCGCCGATTTGGACCCGCGCAAAGTGCGCTTGGGCGAAGAAATGTTTCACGATCCGCGTCTGTCCGCCGACGACACCATCAGCTGCGCCAGCTGTCACGATCTTGCCAGCGGCGGCGTGGACGGCTTGGTAAAACCGATTGGCATCGGCGGCGCACAAGGTTTCGTCAACACGCCAACGGTGTTCAACAGCGCTTACAATTTCACCCAGTTTTGGGATGGTCGCGCCGAAAACCTGAAAGAGCAGGCTTCTGGCCCGGTGCACAACCCGGTCGAAATGGGGTCCAACTGGTCTCAGGTTGTCGACAAATTGAAGCGCGACGCGCGTATTGTGGCGGCATTCGACGCCACCTACGACGACGGTCTCACAAGCGATAACATCGTCGACGCCATCACCACGTTCGAGCGCACCTTGGTGACCATGGACGCCCCGTTCGACCGCTATCTCAAAGGCGACAAATCCGCCATCAGCAAACAAGCGGAATTCGGATACGAACTGTTCCAGTCTTACGGCTGCGTGGCGTGTCACCAAGGCGTTAATGTCGGCGGAAACATGTACCAAACCATGGGTGCGATGGGCGATTATTTCGGTGACCGCGGCAATGTGCAGAAAAGCGACATGGGCCGATATCAGGTCACGGGGCGCGACGAAGACCGACATGTATTCAAAGTGCCCAGCTTACGCGTCGTGGCGCACACCGCCCCCTACTTTCACGATGGCAGCGCCAAAACACTCGAAGACGCGATACGTCATATGGCGAAGTATCAGTTGGGCCGCGATGACATGCCGGAAACCGATGTTCAAGCCATCATCGCGTTCCTCAACAGTTTGGCCGGCGAGTACAAGAGGTTCGATCCCAAATGA
- a CDS encoding aspartate aminotransferase family protein: MSSPSSPALPNSTAQRDVESLIHPYTNLKLHQETGPLVITRGEGVHVYGEDGTQYIEAMAGLWCTSLGWNEQRLIDAATNALQRLPFYHSFTHKVPDVTVDLAEKLLELAPVKMGKVFFANSGSEAVDTALKLVWYVNNARGKPNKKKVIAREKAYHGVTVAGASLTGLPACQNDFDVPIAGVLRTGCPHHYRFAKDGETEEQFATRLADELEQLIVSEGPDTVAAMFAEPVMGAGGVIVPPATYFDKIQAVLKKYDVMLIADEVICGFGRTGNMWGSQTYNLKPDMMTMAKALSSAYIPISALMVSDEIFADMVKESEKLGVFGHGYTYGGHPVACAVALETLKIYEERDIVGYVQDISPALQMGLRGFHGHPLVGEVRGVGLVGAIELVKDKASHASFDAKLGVGMKCAKFMQNNGVISRAMGDTLAFSPPLIITQDEIAEMLSRVAVALDQTLEWLQSEGHFAP, from the coding sequence ATGTCCTCCCCATCGTCCCCCGCCCTGCCCAATTCCACCGCTCAACGCGATGTGGAATCGCTGATCCACCCCTACACCAACCTGAAACTTCATCAGGAAACCGGACCGTTGGTGATCACCCGCGGCGAAGGGGTTCATGTCTATGGCGAGGATGGCACGCAGTACATCGAGGCCATGGCCGGGCTGTGGTGCACGTCGCTGGGCTGGAACGAGCAACGCCTTATCGATGCTGCGACCAACGCGCTACAACGCCTGCCGTTTTATCATTCGTTCACCCACAAGGTGCCCGACGTGACCGTCGATCTGGCGGAAAAACTGTTGGAACTGGCGCCGGTCAAGATGGGCAAGGTGTTCTTCGCCAACTCCGGCTCCGAGGCCGTCGACACCGCATTGAAGCTGGTGTGGTACGTCAACAACGCGCGCGGCAAGCCGAACAAGAAAAAGGTCATCGCGCGCGAAAAGGCTTATCACGGCGTCACCGTCGCGGGCGCCAGCCTGACCGGTTTGCCCGCCTGTCAAAACGATTTCGACGTGCCCATCGCGGGCGTGCTGCGCACCGGATGCCCGCATCATTACCGTTTCGCCAAGGACGGTGAGACCGAAGAACAGTTCGCCACCCGCCTTGCCGACGAACTGGAGCAGTTGATCGTGTCCGAAGGTCCCGACACGGTCGCCGCCATGTTCGCCGAACCGGTGATGGGCGCCGGCGGCGTGATCGTGCCGCCCGCGACCTATTTCGACAAGATCCAGGCGGTGCTGAAAAAGTACGACGTGATGCTGATCGCCGACGAAGTGATCTGCGGCTTCGGACGTACCGGTAACATGTGGGGCAGCCAGACGTACAACCTTAAACCCGACATGATGACCATGGCCAAGGCGCTGTCATCGGCCTATATCCCCATTTCCGCGCTGATGGTCAGCGACGAAATCTTCGCCGACATGGTCAAGGAAAGCGAAAAGCTGGGCGTGTTCGGTCACGGCTACACCTACGGCGGCCATCCGGTGGCCTGTGCGGTGGCGTTGGAAACCCTGAAAATTTACGAAGAACGCGATATCGTCGGTTACGTGCAGGACATCTCCCCGGCCCTGCAGATGGGCCTACGCGGTTTCCATGGACATCCGCTGGTTGGCGAAGTGCGGGGCGTCGGTTTGGTCGGCGCGATCGAACTGGTCAAAGACAAAGCCAGCCACGCCAGCTTCGATGCCAAGCTCGGCGTCGGCATGAAATGCGCCAAGTTCATGCAAAACAACGGTGTGATCAGCCGGGCCATGGGCGACACCCTGGCGTTTTCACCGCCGCTGATCATCACCCAGGACGAAATCGCCGAGATGCTCTCGCGTGTCGCCGTGGCCTTGGACCAAACCTTGGAATGGCTCCAGAGCGAGGGCCATTTCGCCCCTTAA